The following proteins are co-located in the Streptomyces sp. DT2A-34 genome:
- a CDS encoding S1 family peptidase, producing the protein MRIKRTTPRSGITRRTRLIAVSSGLVAAAAIAIPNATAADSPTTFSAAELKSASGSVLKADIPGTAWAVDSKTNRVTVTVDSTVSQAEIAKIKEQAGSNADALTIKRTAGKFSKFIQGGDAIYASSWRCSLGFNVQDSSGNQYFLTAGHCTDGAGTWYSNSGRTTVIGSTAGSSFPGNDYGIVRYSGSVSRPGTANGVDITRAATPSVGTTVIRDGSTTGTHSGRVTALNATVNYGGGDVVGGLIQTTVCAEPGDSGGSLYGSNGTAYGLTSGGSGNCSSGGTTFFQPVTEALSAYGVSVY; encoded by the coding sequence GTGAGGATCAAGCGCACCACCCCCCGCAGTGGCATTACGAGACGGACCCGGCTGATCGCCGTTTCCTCCGGCCTCGTGGCCGCAGCCGCGATCGCGATCCCCAACGCGACCGCAGCGGACTCTCCCACCACCTTCAGTGCCGCTGAGCTCAAGAGCGCCAGCGGCTCGGTGCTGAAGGCTGACATCCCGGGCACCGCCTGGGCGGTCGACAGCAAGACCAACCGTGTCACGGTGACCGTCGACAGCACGGTCTCCCAGGCGGAGATAGCGAAGATCAAGGAGCAGGCGGGCAGCAATGCCGACGCGCTCACGATCAAGCGGACCGCCGGCAAGTTCAGCAAGTTCATCCAGGGCGGCGACGCCATCTATGCGAGTAGCTGGCGCTGCTCGCTCGGCTTCAACGTCCAGGACAGCAGCGGCAACCAGTACTTCCTGACCGCCGGCCACTGCACCGACGGCGCCGGGACCTGGTACTCCAACTCCGGCCGCACCACGGTCATCGGCTCGACCGCCGGCTCCAGCTTCCCGGGCAACGACTACGGCATCGTGCGCTACTCCGGGTCCGTCAGCCGGCCCGGCACCGCGAACGGCGTGGACATCACCCGCGCGGCCACGCCGAGCGTGGGCACCACCGTCATCCGTGACGGCTCCACCACCGGTACGCACAGCGGCCGGGTCACCGCCCTGAACGCGACCGTCAACTACGGCGGCGGTGACGTCGTCGGCGGTCTGATCCAGACCACCGTCTGCGCCGAGCCCGGTGACTCCGGCGGTTCGCTCTACGGCAGCAACGGCACCGCGTACGGTCTGACCTCCGGCGGCAGCGGCAACTGCAGCTCCGGTGGCACGACCTTCTTCCAGCCGGTCACGGAGGCCCTGAGCGCCTATGGCGTCAGCGTCTACTGA